Proteins encoded together in one Salmo salar chromosome ssa08, Ssal_v3.1, whole genome shotgun sequence window:
- the LOC106610233 gene encoding B-cell lymphoma/leukemia 10: MDSWCITDEDMAEVKKEALERLRPYLCEKLVADRHLDYLRSRRVLTRDDAEDICCRVGNSKKTGRMLDYLAENPRGLDYLVDSIRRVRTKDFVIGKITSEVEAVKMERRDAAILSAAGSSSPVCICKERTPFVSFQSDSTGYKGSSEAQSIQTSLSNSEDKWSQNEASFSWSALPEGVSVSSLPSLPKPGQQGALSVPLEDSEPRTLESESSDQFHTLLSFPTPLCDEVIQNVWIQTDRLDYMGTVKG, translated from the coding sequence ATGGACTCCTGGTGTATCACTGACGAAGACATGGCGGAGGTCAAGAAGGAAGCGTTAGAGCGTCTGCGTCCGTACCTCTGTGAGAAGCTAGTGGCCGACCGCCACCTGGACTACCTCCGGTCCAGGAGGGTCCTTACGCGGGACGATGCCGAGGACATCTGCTGCAGGGTGGGGAACAGCAAGAAGACCGGTAGGATGCTGGACTACTTAGCCGAGAACCCCAGGGGCCTCGACTACCTTGTGGATTCCATACGCCGAGTGAGGACCAAGGACTTTGTCATCGGGAAGATCACCAGCGAAGTCGAGGCGGtgaagatggagaggagagatgcggCCATCTTGTCAGCAGCAGGTAGTTCTTCGCCGGTCTGTATATGCAAAGAGAGAACTCCCTTTGTGTCGTTTCAGAGTGACAGTACTGGATACAAAGGCAGTAGTGAAGCACAGTCCATCCAAACCTCTCTGTCCAACTCCGAAGACAAGTGGAGTCAAAATGAAGCATCCTTTTCCTGGAGTGCCCTTCCTGAAGGAGTTAGTGTGTCTTCTCTACCCAGTCTCCCAAAACCAGGACAGCAGGGCGCCCTTTCAGTGCCCCTTGAGGACTCCGAGCCCAGGACCTTAGAGTCTGAGAGCAGTGACCAGTTTCACAccctcctttcctttccaaccCCCCTCTGTGATGAAGTAATCCAGAATGTCTGGATTCAAACAGACAGGTTGGATTATATGGGGACAGTAAAGGGTTAG
- the LOC106610234 gene encoding uncharacterized protein isoform X2: MTGFLTVLLFCIRLLERRTRKRLRWICLFWGFHYYQHQCLNIELWNCFLILSCLSATAHLPIAGAAETHGMSIGDVEELQWELLNLKSTIEKSDACLYAPTNDDIYDDNCIFKFLHCYLLELEVVLIEDMQVTDDYHDKIKTSIYHRKNKLEEHEHQYNSSGCSPCEAQRVANSTIFLYNLERLLEKIGTTISLSV; encoded by the exons ATGACAGGTTTTTTGACAGTGCTCCTTTTTTGCATTCGTTTATTGGAGCGCAGGACAAGG AAAAGACTGCGATGGATCTGTCTCTTCTGGGGCTTCCATTACTATCAACACCAGTGTCTGAACATTGAGCTCTGGAATTGCTTCTTAATATTGAG CTGCCTGAGTGCCACTGCACATTTGCCCATTGCTGGTGCTGCTGAAACTCACGGGATGTCAATAGGCGACGTTGAAGAGCTTCAGTGGGAGTTGCTAAACTTGAAAAGTACCATAGAA AAATCAGATGCCTGTTTGTATGCTCCTACCAATGATGACATCTACGAT GACAACTGCATCTTTAAGTTCCTGCACTGTTATTTATTGGAGTTGGAGGTTGTCCTGATCGAGGACATGCAGGTCACAGATGACTACcatgacaaaataaaaacatccATCTACCATCGGAAAAACAAATTGGAAGAACATGAACACCAATAT AACAGTTCTGGATGCTCACCGTGTGAGGCACAGAGAGTTGCCAACTCCACAATATTCCTCTACAACCTGGAGCGCCTTTTGGAGAAAATAGGGACAACTATCAGTTTAAGTGTTTAA